Genomic DNA from Desulfonema ishimotonii:
TTTTTGTGAGTTCGGAAAATTACGGAGTGCATGAGCGACGCTCATGCACTCTCCGCTCCGGCGCTCCCAACCCACAATTTCAATGTTGACAGAGCACTACTGCTCCATGTCATTTGATTTTGTCAGATGCCTATCGGTATAAGAGCCTGAAATCAGACCTTAAGTCTGAACTCTGGAAGACACAGCATCAATTGGCACAGAGTACTACTGTTCTGTCAACATTAAAATAATGGGTAATGAATGTCCGATTTTATCGGATTCAGGCGATAAACAACCCGTCATTCAAACCTTGACGGAACACTACTGCTCTTCAGTCAGGGGTTGAATGACAGATTGTTGGTTCTTTGGGATCTTGCGGGGTAGTAAAATATGGGTATCACTGTAACAGTCTTTAAATATTAAATTTTAATAAAAATCGGGGCGTTTTTCGGTATATTCGGGTTTTCGGCGCTTTATTAAGCATAATATGTTGTTATTCAGACATATTATTAAAATACGTCAGTTTTACTACCCCGCGAATTCCCAAAGAGCCGAGACAGATCATTCCCACGCGGTTTTCATAAAAACGCGCAGAGCTTTCGGGGTTCGGATAGTTTTGTATCGGATAAAATCCCAAAATTTTACACCTCCGATTATTTTTAAAACAGCTTCTTAAATAATTCTGTGATGGCTGTTTTCTGCCAATTTAATCATCTGATCTTACATTGTCGGAAGATCGGATCCAGTGCATATCACAGGATTATTTACAGGAGGAATTTTTTTATCCCACTGAGATTTAAGATCATTCTTTTAAGAATTGATAAAAACTATCCGGCAGGCTTTCCTCATTGACAAAGCCAATTCTTATGACTAATGTGATGGCATACCAATATTCAAGGAGGAAATAATGCTCGAAGTTACACCGACAGCAACTCAGCAACTGACTGAGTATTTTAAAGGCAAAGATATTACACCGATCCGGATATTTCTGAACGAAGGCGGCTGAGGCGGGCCATCTCTGGCAATGGCTCTGGATGAGCTGCGAAATGATGATAATACGTATGAAATTGAAGGTTTTACTTATCTGGTCAACAAGGATTTCATGGAAAAAGTGAAACCCGTCAAAGTTGACTTTTCAGACGTCGGCTTCAAGCTGTCCTGTGGCGTGGAGTTCAGTGCCGGTGGCGGATGTTCCGGCTGCGGAACCACCAGCAACTGCTGTTCATAACACAGGTTTCTGAATTCCGTAAGGGGCTGTGCAATCCTGCACAGCCCCTTTTTTATGGTGCCCCTCCCTTTACAACCCGCTGATTTTTATAGATCCTTTTCTCCGACGCATATCTGTTGACTGTTTGAATCTTACGTGTTAATTCTTTTTTGAATACAGAAGCTTATATTTCAACTCAACCTTAACGAATTGTGATCAGGGTCTTCTGCCCGGCTTCGGAAGGGGGAAGGCGCAACGGAGGTGTTTTTTATGGCAATGGTCGAGTATACGCTGGACGGATCTGTAGCGGTAATGACGCTGAACAGCGGGGAAAACCGCTTTAACCCCGAATTTCTGAACGCTGTGCTTCAGGTGATGGATGAGATTGAAAACGAGACAGAGGCGCTGACCCTTGTGGTGAAATCGGCCCATGAGAAGATTTTCTCCAACGGTATTGATCTGGAGTGGCTGATTCCGGTCGTCCAGAAAAATGATATGCAGGCCGCCAAGGACTTCTTTTATCTCCTGAACCGGCTGTTCAGACGGACCCTGACCTACCCCATGATTACGGTCGCGGCCCTCACCGGTCACGCCTTTGCCGGCGGGGCCATCTGGAGCTGCGCCTATGACTTCCGGTTCATGCGCTCGGACCGGGGATATTTCTGTTTCCCCGAAGTCGATCTGGGCATCCCCTTTCTCCCCGGAATGCTCGGCCTGCTCAGAAAAGCGATCCCCTTTTACAAGATGGAAGAGATGCATCACACGGCTGCCCGGCTGACGGCAGACGAGTGTGAGAAACATCACATTGTGACCAAAGCCTGCCATATGGATACGCTTATGGACGAGACCCTGGCATTTGCCAAAGGGCTGACAAAGCGGCGCGAGGTCGTCCGGGAGATGAAAGCCCGCCTCTACAGGGACATCCTTCACGCCATCGACGTTGAAGATGTGCCCTATATCGAGTCGGAGAAGTTCAATATCGGATAATCCGGGCATCGGACCGGTTTTTATTTTAAAAAATTCCATTATCCGGAGTTCAGACGTTAAGTCTGATAAAAATAACATGTTCAGACGCCGGAGCTTCGTCCCGTCAGGTTGAATAATGGCGGATTTCATCTGTGATTCGGTATCAGACGCTGAATTCTTGCGGGTTTTTTTCAAAGCGTAACGCCGAAAGGAGGGCGACATGAAGGTCTTTATCAGCGGCGGAACCGGCTTTGTGGGCAGTCATCTGACAGAACGGCTTCTGGACGGAGGCCATCATGTCGTTGCCACCGGAACCCGACCCCGGTCAAATAAGATCGCCCACGACCGATTTCAGTATATATCTGCGGACACCGCCTGTCCGGGCCCGTGGCAGGCGGCGCTGGCCGACGCGGACGCGGTGGTGAATCTGGCCGGGCGGACCATTTTCAGCTACTGGACCGAAGGATACAAAAAGCAGATGTATGACAGCCGGATTCTGACCACCCGCCATATCGTAGAAGCCCTGCCCCCGGACAGGGAGGTGGTGCTGTGCAGCACCTCTGCCGTGGGCTGTTACGGCAGCCACGGCGATGAGATCCTGACGGAGGACGCCCCGGCCGGGGACGACTTTCTCGCCGGACTCGCTGCGGACTGGGAGGCAGAGGCCCTGCGGGCCGGGGAAAAGGGGGTACGGGTTGCCATTGCCCGCCTCGGCATTGTTCTGGGAAAAAACGGCGGGGCCATGAAACAGATGCTTCCGACCTTTCGCATGGGTCTGGGCGGACGCATCGGAAAGGGGACGCAGTGGTTTCCCTGGGTGCATCTGGAGGACGTGGTGTCCGGGATTCTCTTTGTCATTGAAAATCCGGCGGTCACCGGGCCACTCAACTTCACGGCCCCGGCTCCGGTCCGGCAGAAGGAATTTGCCCGGATGCTGGGGAAGGCGGTGTGCCGGCCCGCCATACTGCCGGCGCCCGCCTTTATGCTCCGGCTGGTGATGGGCGAACTGGGAGCGGTGCTGCTCACCGGCCAGAGGGCGCTTCCCCACAGGCTTCTGGGGTACGGATTTCAATTCAGATACTCGGAGATCGGGGCGGCACTGAAGGATATTGCCCGATGATCCGGGTATTCGCAGAAAAGACGGTTTGCATACAACCTGAACGTCAACGGAGGAATAATTATGGCTGAACTGACGGAGATTATCAAAGCGCGGCGGAGCATCCGAAAATATGAAGAAAAGGATGTCTCTGCCGAAGCCCTGAACCAGATCCTGGAAGCGGTTCAGTGGGCACCGTCCTGGACCAACTGCCAGTGCTGGGATATTGTGGTGGTCAGAGACCCGGAGACCCGGAAAAAACTTCAGGAGACGGTATTGCCGAAAAATCCGGGCGCCAAAGCCGTGGGGGCCGCCCCGGTCGTGCTGGCCCTGTGCGGCAGGCAGGGGGTATCCGGCTACTACAACAATCAGGTGTCGACAAAATTCGGCGACTGGTACATGTTCGACCTGGGACTGGCCACCCAGAATCTCTGTCTGACCGCCCACAGCCTCGGCCTCGGCACGGTGATCGTGGGACTTATCGACCATGACGCGGCCAAAGCGCTCCTGAACGTCCCTGATACCCACGAACTGGTGGCGCTGATCCCCCTGGGGTATCCGGCCAAAATCTCCAAAGCGCCCAAACGAAAAGAGATCAGTGAGTTTGCGCATGAAGAACGGTTTTAAACGGCGTTTCCCCGTGTCGGGCATGAAACGGCTTTCCGTCGGCATCCTGTTGTCGGTATGTGTCCTGTGTGGGTGTGCCAGCGCACCGCCGCCCGAACCCGCACCGCCTGATGAACTGACCATCCGGCAGGTCTTGGAGATTCCCGGCGTTTCAAAAAATGAGCTGTTTGAACGGGCCAAAACGTGGGTGGGCCAGAGTTTTTCCAACTCCCTGGATGTCATTCAGTCTGCCAACCGGACCCGGGGGACGGTGATCGGGAAAACATATATTTCCCACAGCCGTCCGGCCCGGTTCGGGCAGAAGGATTTTTTTGAGCTGCGTTTCACCCTTATGGTTGAGGCCAAAGACAACAAAATCCGAACGACCTTTACGGACATGCGGCTGATGAACCAGTTCGGTGTCCAGACCATATTAAAAACCGACATGGAGGAGCTTCGGCCCCGGCTGGAAGAAGCGGTTAAGTCTCTGGTGGCGTCATTCAATACCGAAAAGACCGATGAAAACTGGTAATGAATCACTGTCGGGCTGCGGGGATAAGACGCCCGGAAGCCCGGCGTTTCTCTATCGTATGCAGTGAAAATTCCGTTTGTATCGTGTCCGGTCAGGGAACGCCTGATTGCATGAGGTTCACACCGGAGGCAACCCGTCATTCAGACCCTGACGGGACACGGTTCTCACCGGATTCCGCTGCAAAAAAACGGCGTTCAGCGCCGCTGACATTCAGTGAAACACAGAAATGGTTATCGAACTCGCAAAAGAAGTCCTCAGAAATGAGGCCCAGGGGATTTTACAGCTCGTCGATCGGGTGGACGGGCAATTCGTCCGGATGGTGGATGTGATCTGCCAGTCGTCCGGCCGGCTGATCGTGGCCGGTATCGGCAAATCCGGCATTATCGGCCGCAAATTCGTGGCCACGTTCAACAGTACGGGAACCCGGTCCCTGTTCCTCCATCCGGTAGAGGCCATGCACGGCGATCTCGGTATGGTCGGCCCGGATGACGTGGTGCTGGCCCTGTCCAACAGCGGCGAAACCGATGAGCTGAACATCCTCATCCCCAGCATCCGCAGCATCGGGTGCAGGATCATCGCCTTTACGGGCAACCCCCATTCCACACTGGCTCAGAACAGCGACATCGTCATCGACGTGGGCGTGGAGCGGGAGGCCTGTCCCATGGGGCTGGCTCCGACCACCAGCACCACGGCTCTTCTGGCCATGGGGGATGCCCTGGCGTCGGTTCTGATTGACAGAAAACACTTCAAATCAAGTGATTTCAAAAAGATTCATCCGGGCGGAGCGCTGGGCCAGCGCCTCTCCAAAAATGTGGGGGACTTTATGCTGACGGAATCGCTCCCCCTGCTGTCCGAGGATGCGGAGATGACCGAGATCCTTGAGGTCATCGACCGCATCAGCCTGGGCGTTGCGCTGGTGGTGAAGCCGGACCGGACCCTGACCGGCATTATCACCGACGGGGATATCCGGCGGCTTCTGGTGCGGAAACAGCCGGTTTTCGAGCGGATTGCCCGCGAGGTGATGACCCGGAAGCCCAAAAATGTTTATCAGGACACGCCTGCCTATGACGCCCTCAATCTGATGGAATCCTTTGAAATCACCGTTCTGCCCGTGACCGACCGGCAGGGCGTGGTTCTGGGCGTACTGCATCTGCACGACATCCTGGGCAAGGGGAGTTTTACCTTCAACGGCACCTGACATTTGCCCTGAGCCCGTGTCAGGGCGCAAATGTCGTGTCTTTGTGTTCTGACAGAAACGGGGCCGGAAAAAACGGTGACGCGATACTGTTTTGCCGGTAAAACCGGCCTGTCCTATCCCATCAACCCTCAATGTGTCGGGAGATCTCATGGATTTCGATACAATCCCCACCACCATACCGATGCTCGGCACCCCCGGCATCCCCACACCCATACAGCAGTGGCAGAAAGACCATCAGCGCCATTTTGTATCAGACGATGACCAGGTTGTTATCGACGTCCATGAAAAGGCGCTTGCCCGGATATTTCAGGCCGGGGAGATGCCGTCCGTCTTTGAGCTGGCCGGACCGCGGGAACAGATTTATTTTGATCCGAGCAAGCTCAAATGTGCCCTGGTTACCTGCGGCGGGCTTTGCCCCGGACTCAACGGCATCATCCGCTCGGTGGTTCTGGAACTCTTTTACGGATACGGCGTCCGCAACATCTACGGAATCCGTTATGGCCTCCAGGGATTTATTCCCCGATACGGCCACGGGGTCGTCGAGCTGACCCCCGCTGCGGTGGGCGATATTATCCGGAAGGGCGGCTCTTTTCTGGGGTCTTCGAGGGGCCCCCAGGATGTCGGCGAAATTGTGGACTGTCTGGAGCGGATGAATATCCGGGCGCTGTTCATGGTGGGCGGGGACGGCACCCTCATGGCAGCCACCCGCATTGCCGACACCATTCTCGAACGGGGACTCAAAATCAGCGTGGTGGGCATCCCCAAAACCATTGATAACGATATCTACATGGTCTCCCGCTCCTTCGGATTTGACACTGCCGTGGACGTGGCGACCCAGTCAATCCGGGCGGCCCACAACGAGGCCAAGGGCTATCCCAACGGCATCGGCCTCATCAAGCTCATGGGGCGGTACTCCGGGTTTATCGCCGCCACAGCCGCACTGGCCCAGCAGGACGTCAACTTTGTGCTGATCCCGGAGGTGGATTTCGACATGGACGGACCGGACGGGTTTATGGAAACCCTTGAAAGACGGATGGCGGACAAAGGTCATGCGGTGATCGTTGTGGCCGAAGGGGCCGGGCAGCGGTTTTTCAGGGACGCTGAAAAACGGCGGGACGCATCGGGCAATATCCGGCTGAACGATATCGGCCTCTTTCTGAAAGAGGCGATTGTAAACCATTTCAAAGCCCGGAAGACCGATATCTCCATCAAATATATCGACCCCAGCTACATGATCCGGAGCCTTCCGGCCAACTCCAATGACCATGTGTTTTGCAGCTTTCTGGGGCGAAGTGCCGTTCACGCGGCCATGGCCGGAAAGACGAAGCTCCTGATCGGCCACTGGAACAACCATTTTGTGCATGTGCCGATGGCGGCGTCCGCCGGGAAGCGGAAACAGGTCAGCCCGGACGGCAGGCTGTGGCAAAGCGTTCTGGGATCGACCGGTCAGGGGATGTTGCGAAACATATAAGGCGATCCGGCCCTGTCTGTTACAGACAGCGGATAAATGTGTTGAATTTTTTGTATCAGAGATGCCGAGCGGAAAAAAGGGGGGATGTGGTGGGAACCCGTTCATATGCGCCAGTGTGAGCGCGATCAGTCAGATGACCCGCTGTCCCTGACAGGACTTCCGGTCTGACTCCGATTCTGAGTTCCACCACGTTTATTTATACGGCGGCGTTATGCCGATGGGCGGGCCGAATATGAACTTCCGGCGCGTTTTTTCCGGGGGGTATCCCCGCCGAAGCTGTTATTTTTCTTTGCGCCCACTTCCCGGACCTGAACCTGCCTTCCGTCGATCTTTGCGTTTTTGACCGCACTCAGCACCCTTCCGGCAGCGCTGCCGTCCACTTCAAAGAAAGAAAATTCCCGTTTCAGTGCGATTTCACCGATCATGCCGGAGCGGATGCCGGATTTGTCGCAGAGCCAGCGAACGATGGTGCCTTCGTTGATTTTATCCAGGCGTCCCACGTTGATAAAAAAGCGCTGGGATTTTTTCCCGTTTATGCGACTTTTCTTTCTGTCGGGCCTTTTATCCGTTCTTCTGTCCGCCCTTTTATAGTCTTTTGAAGCGGGTCTCTTTTCAGAACGGGTTCTGACGTTGATGTCTTCCGCGTGGCGATAGTATTCGAGAAGGCGGGTGAATTCTTCCGACACAATGCGCCGGATCAGCGCCTCTTTGTCCAGTCCCTCCAATGCCGCATAAACCGCCGGGAGATATTCCTCGATCTCAGCCGGATGGTCGTCTGTCTGAACGATTTTCTCCACCATGCTGAAAAGCCGCTTCTTGCAGATATCCCGGCCCGCCGGTATTTTGCCGAATGTAAACCGGATATCCCCCTGTTTCTCCAGCCTGCGGACCCGGTAGACCTCTTTGGCATTGACCAGGGCAACGGATTCACCGGATTTTCCGGCCCGCGCTGTTCTGCCGCTCCGGTGAGTGTAGACCTCCGGCTCATCCGGCAGTCTGTGATGGATAACATGGGAAATATCTTCAACATCCAGCCCCCGGGCCGCCACATCGGTGGCCACCAGAATCCGGATTGTCTTCTGCCGGAACTTCCGCATCACGTAATCCCGCTGGGACTGGGACAGATCACCGTGAAGGGCTTCGGCCTGATAGCCGTCCTGCATCAGGGATTCGGCCACCGTCTGGGTCTCCTTCCGCGTTCTGCAGAAAACCAGGCCGAATATATCCGGGGTGAAGTCGATGATTCTTTTCAGCCCCTGATATCTGTTCTTCTCGTGGATCACATAACAGGTATGCGCGATGTTTTTTGCGCCCCGGTTCCGGCCGCCGACAGTCACCTTTACCGGATTGGTCAGATAATTCCGGGAGATGGCCGCAACGCCTTCGGGCATGGTCGCGGAAAAAAGCCAGACCCGCCGCTCTTCGGGCATTTTGTTCAGAATTGCGTTGATATCCTCCTGAAAACCCATGTTGAGCATTTCGTCGGCCTCGTCCAGAACCGCCACCGAAATCCGGGACAGGCTGACCGCTTTCCGGTTGATCAGATCTATGAGCCTGCCGGGGGTGGCGACGATAATCTGCGCGCCCCTTCTGATCTGGCGAATCTGGGTTGAAATGCAGGCACCGCCGTAAACGGGCGCAATGCGGATTTGTCTCAGGTTTGCGGCAAAGGCCGTGAGGTCGTTCGTAATCTGAAGACACAGTTCGCGGGTCGGGCATATCACGATGCCCTGGGGGTGGGAAAGCCCCGGATCGACCTGCTGGATCAGCGGCAGTCCGAAGGCACCGGTTTTGCCGGTTCCGGTCTGGGCCAGTCCGACGAAGTCACTTTCCCCGGCGAGAAGCGTCGGTATCGCCTTTTCCTGAATCGGCATCGGTGACTGAAATCCCAGTGTCTCTACTGCGTGAACCAATTCGGCCCGAAGGCCTAACTCTTTAAAATCCATGTATTTTTCTCTCTAAAAAACAGCCGGAAGCGGCGTCAGGCATGCGTCCGGCCCTGTTATCCATAAAAAAAGCCACCCAGACAAATCTGGACGGCATCACACTTGTAACCCTTTGAAGGCCGGGAGTCTTATTCGAGTTTTTACCAGGTACTTCCCGGTCATCAGACCAGTTTTTCATTACTTATACCCGGAGCATTTTATTTTTTCAATCATTTTTGTGAAAAATCAGGAAATTTTAATTTTTCGCCGTTTTTCTGACCCGGCAGGTCTGAATTCCGTTGAAACAAAGTACGCCGTCTTCATAATTGATTCTGTGTATCAGTTCTGATATAGAGCGGTTCAAACTTTATTCAGAAAGGGAGTGCTATGAAAAAAGGAGAGGATGCGTCGGTCGTCTGGCATATCTGGGAATTTCTGGCGTCGATTCGTCTCACAATATTTGTGCTGCTGTCTCTTGCCGCCACATCTGTCATCGGAACCCTGATTCCCCAAAACGGGGCCCATGCCGATTACCTGAGAAAGTACGGCGAATTTCTGTTCAGAATATTTTACGCACTGGACATTTTCGACATGTACAATTCCTGGTGGTTTCAGCTTCTGATGGTCATACTGACCGTGAACATCATCATCTGTTCCGCTGACCGGCTCAAGGGCACATGGAAGATTATTTTTACCAAAAATCCGCCCTTCCGGTTTTCCCGGTTTCAAAAGGCCAGAGAAAGGGAAACATTTTCGGATGACCGTCCGGTGCAGGCGCTGAGAGCGGACTATGAGACCTATATGGCCCGGAATTTCAAATACAGCCGGACCGAACCGACGGCAGACGGGGTCTGCATTTTTGGCGAACGGGGACGGCGAACCCGGCTGGGGGTGTACATTGTCCACCTCAGCGTTGTCCTGCTCCTGCTCGGCGGCCTTGTGGGGTCCATTTTCGGTTTCGACGGATATGTCAATATCCCCGAAGGCGAATCGGTCAGCGCGGTCCGGCTCAGAGGGAGCAATGGCATACAGCCCCTTGATTTTGAGATCCGCTGTGACGACTTCAGTGTCAGTTTTTATAAAACCGGTGCGCCTGAGGAATTCCGCTCCGACCTCGTGCTGCTGGAAGACGGCAGAGAGGTTTATAAAAAGAGCATTATCGTAAATGACCCCATCCGCTATAAGGGGATCAACATCTTCCAGGCCAGTTACGGCACGGTGCCCCTGGACATGCAGGCGGTCCGTTCGGAGGGGATTACGCTCTCCTTTACCAGCAGGGAGACGGGCATGGTCTATACCCGGAAGGGCAGTGTCGGCAAACCGGTCGAACTTCCCGAAGGCGGGGGCACGTTTGTTCTGAAAGATTTTACCCCGTCCTTTAAGTTCATGGGGCAGCGGGATCTCGGAGCGACATTTACCGGCATCATCACACCGGCCGATGGCGACCCGAAAGAGATCCGGCTTCCGATCCGCTTTCCCCGGTTTGATAAGATGCGGCGGGAGGGAAAACTCATTGTTTCCGTTACGGGGTATGCCGAGCGCCACTACACCGGCCTGCAGGTGACGAACGACCCCGGGGTGCCGCTGGTGTATCTGGGGGCCATTGCCATGATTCTGGGATGCTTTGTCACCTTCTTCATGTCGCATCAGCAGGTGTGTGTCGAGCTTGCCGGGAGCAGCGGTTCCTCCCGGATTACCGTTGCCGGGAAGGCCAATAAAAATTCGATCGGCATGGCAAAGCAGGTGCGGCGCGTTGCCCGTGAACTCTCCCGCCTGTAGCGTCTCCCACGGGATTCCGGGGGGCTCTTTCTGAGGCCGGAAGGCCGGTTGAATTTCAGCCAGAGGCCTGCCGGGGCTTTACGCCCGGTGGGGGGGATTGCCCCGGACGTGAGGCGCTGGTGCGAACACCTGAAGCGGCGCCTGATGTCGCGGGCGAGACGACCGGTTTTCAGACGCCTGCCTGCCCCCGGTTTTCCGAAACAGGCGAAATACCGGTTCGGAATGGGCGATTTCCTTTAATATTATGGCGGGAGATACCGAAATGAAGTGTCCTATTTGCGGAAGTGACAACGTCACCCATTCTCACAGACGGGGACTGGAAAAATTTTTCCGGTTTATTGATCCCCGTGCGCCGTACCGCTGCAAAGACTGCTGGGGCCGCTTCCGGGTCTTTGAAGCGCCGGTCAGAATTCTGCGATCCGTCCTGATCGCCTGTGTTGCAATCAGCATCGTGGCCCTGCTGATTGCCGTGCCGTTTCTATTGCCGGACCGGACGCCTTCAGAAGAGAGGCAGGCAGAGATGGCTGACCGGCCTGTCCGGCGCCCGGCAAAACGGGTAACCGAAATCCCGCCGCCTGCGACGGTGCCGGAAACCGAAATCCCCGAAAGTCCGGTGGCCTCTGCGGAATCCGGCGACGCAGACCATGTGTCTGAAGCCGCTGTACCGCAGGATGAAACGCCGGTCAGTCCGGCTCCGGAGACTTCGACCGCCGAGCTGCCTGCGCCTGAATCCGGGGCCGTACACACGGGCGGTCCGCCGTCTGACGCGCCGGTTGTCGCTGAGGCGGAGCAAGAAGCCGTGATAACGGATGCCGGAAAAGATGTCGCCCGTCCGGCACAGGATGTCCCGAAGCCTGCGGCTGACTTTCCGGCTGAAAAACAGGCAGCACCGTCCCCGGCAGTTGTGCCGGAAAAGGCGCGTTCAGCACAGGCCGGTGAATCGCCCCGGCGTCTCAGGAAAATCAAAGTCAGGGTGTCTGACGGTGAATTCAGGATGCTCCTGATTGCCGACGGACCCGTCCGGGAATACAAGACACTCTATATAAAGGCCCCGCCCAGGTTTGTCGTCGATCTGAAAGGAAAATGGAAATATCAGGGCGCGTCGGCTGTCAGCACGGACGGCGATATGGTCAGACAGATCCGGGTCGGGGAACACCCGGATTTTATCCGGGTCGTCATGGACCTGCGCATGAACGTGCCGTCAGTCCGTTCTCTTGAGGAGACCACGCGGGGGCTTCTTGTGGAGATAGAACGGAAACGCGAATAGATAAAAACCGTATCCGGTCTGTCGGACCATCAGCATCTGCCCCTGATGTACCCGTAAGAAATTTGAAAAACTGTCATTCCCCCGAAAGCGGGAACCCGTAATCCGCTGACATCGAAAATGAATGAAACGGATTTTGACGAAACGATCAACCCTTACCCTGCCTGATTTGTTCCGCCCGCCCGGCAGGCGGCTGGCTGAGAATGTCCTTCTCCGCTGTCCGGTAAACTCTCATGGAAAGGTGCGGCTATTCTTCCCGACCGGGAATTATTATGAGGTGAACTGTGAATACTTCAAGTCTTATTTTGTCTG
This window encodes:
- a CDS encoding enoyl-CoA hydratase/isomerase family protein: MAMVEYTLDGSVAVMTLNSGENRFNPEFLNAVLQVMDEIENETEALTLVVKSAHEKIFSNGIDLEWLIPVVQKNDMQAAKDFFYLLNRLFRRTLTYPMITVAALTGHAFAGGAIWSCAYDFRFMRSDRGYFCFPEVDLGIPFLPGMLGLLRKAIPFYKMEEMHHTAARLTADECEKHHIVTKACHMDTLMDETLAFAKGLTKRREVVREMKARLYRDILHAIDVEDVPYIESEKFNIG
- a CDS encoding TIGR01777 family oxidoreductase, with product MKVFISGGTGFVGSHLTERLLDGGHHVVATGTRPRSNKIAHDRFQYISADTACPGPWQAALADADAVVNLAGRTIFSYWTEGYKKQMYDSRILTTRHIVEALPPDREVVLCSTSAVGCYGSHGDEILTEDAPAGDDFLAGLAADWEAEALRAGEKGVRVAIARLGIVLGKNGGAMKQMLPTFRMGLGGRIGKGTQWFPWVHLEDVVSGILFVIENPAVTGPLNFTAPAPVRQKEFARMLGKAVCRPAILPAPAFMLRLVMGELGAVLLTGQRALPHRLLGYGFQFRYSEIGAALKDIAR
- a CDS encoding nitroreductase family protein; this translates as MAELTEIIKARRSIRKYEEKDVSAEALNQILEAVQWAPSWTNCQCWDIVVVRDPETRKKLQETVLPKNPGAKAVGAAPVVLALCGRQGVSGYYNNQVSTKFGDWYMFDLGLATQNLCLTAHSLGLGTVIVGLIDHDAAKALLNVPDTHELVALIPLGYPAKISKAPKRKEISEFAHEERF
- a CDS encoding DUF4468 domain-containing protein — its product is MKNGFKRRFPVSGMKRLSVGILLSVCVLCGCASAPPPEPAPPDELTIRQVLEIPGVSKNELFERAKTWVGQSFSNSLDVIQSANRTRGTVIGKTYISHSRPARFGQKDFFELRFTLMVEAKDNKIRTTFTDMRLMNQFGVQTILKTDMEELRPRLEEAVKSLVASFNTEKTDENW
- a CDS encoding KpsF/GutQ family sugar-phosphate isomerase; this translates as MVIELAKEVLRNEAQGILQLVDRVDGQFVRMVDVICQSSGRLIVAGIGKSGIIGRKFVATFNSTGTRSLFLHPVEAMHGDLGMVGPDDVVLALSNSGETDELNILIPSIRSIGCRIIAFTGNPHSTLAQNSDIVIDVGVEREACPMGLAPTTSTTALLAMGDALASVLIDRKHFKSSDFKKIHPGGALGQRLSKNVGDFMLTESLPLLSEDAEMTEILEVIDRISLGVALVVKPDRTLTGIITDGDIRRLLVRKQPVFERIAREVMTRKPKNVYQDTPAYDALNLMESFEITVLPVTDRQGVVLGVLHLHDILGKGSFTFNGT
- a CDS encoding ATP-dependent 6-phosphofructokinase; its protein translation is MDFDTIPTTIPMLGTPGIPTPIQQWQKDHQRHFVSDDDQVVIDVHEKALARIFQAGEMPSVFELAGPREQIYFDPSKLKCALVTCGGLCPGLNGIIRSVVLELFYGYGVRNIYGIRYGLQGFIPRYGHGVVELTPAAVGDIIRKGGSFLGSSRGPQDVGEIVDCLERMNIRALFMVGGDGTLMAATRIADTILERGLKISVVGIPKTIDNDIYMVSRSFGFDTAVDVATQSIRAAHNEAKGYPNGIGLIKLMGRYSGFIAATAALAQQDVNFVLIPEVDFDMDGPDGFMETLERRMADKGHAVIVVAEGAGQRFFRDAEKRRDASGNIRLNDIGLFLKEAIVNHFKARKTDISIKYIDPSYMIRSLPANSNDHVFCSFLGRSAVHAAMAGKTKLLIGHWNNHFVHVPMAASAGKRKQVSPDGRLWQSVLGSTGQGMLRNI
- a CDS encoding DEAD/DEAH box helicase; protein product: MDFKELGLRAELVHAVETLGFQSPMPIQEKAIPTLLAGESDFVGLAQTGTGKTGAFGLPLIQQVDPGLSHPQGIVICPTRELCLQITNDLTAFAANLRQIRIAPVYGGACISTQIRQIRRGAQIIVATPGRLIDLINRKAVSLSRISVAVLDEADEMLNMGFQEDINAILNKMPEERRVWLFSATMPEGVAAISRNYLTNPVKVTVGGRNRGAKNIAHTCYVIHEKNRYQGLKRIIDFTPDIFGLVFCRTRKETQTVAESLMQDGYQAEALHGDLSQSQRDYVMRKFRQKTIRILVATDVAARGLDVEDISHVIHHRLPDEPEVYTHRSGRTARAGKSGESVALVNAKEVYRVRRLEKQGDIRFTFGKIPAGRDICKKRLFSMVEKIVQTDDHPAEIEEYLPAVYAALEGLDKEALIRRIVSEEFTRLLEYYRHAEDINVRTRSEKRPASKDYKRADRRTDKRPDRKKSRINGKKSQRFFINVGRLDKINEGTIVRWLCDKSGIRSGMIGEIALKREFSFFEVDGSAAGRVLSAVKNAKIDGRQVQVREVGAKKNNSFGGDTPRKKRAGSSYSARPSA
- the resB gene encoding cytochrome c biogenesis protein ResB, yielding MKKGEDASVVWHIWEFLASIRLTIFVLLSLAATSVIGTLIPQNGAHADYLRKYGEFLFRIFYALDIFDMYNSWWFQLLMVILTVNIIICSADRLKGTWKIIFTKNPPFRFSRFQKARERETFSDDRPVQALRADYETYMARNFKYSRTEPTADGVCIFGERGRRTRLGVYIVHLSVVLLLLGGLVGSIFGFDGYVNIPEGESVSAVRLRGSNGIQPLDFEIRCDDFSVSFYKTGAPEEFRSDLVLLEDGREVYKKSIIVNDPIRYKGINIFQASYGTVPLDMQAVRSEGITLSFTSRETGMVYTRKGSVGKPVELPEGGGTFVLKDFTPSFKFMGQRDLGATFTGIITPADGDPKEIRLPIRFPRFDKMRREGKLIVSVTGYAERHYTGLQVTNDPGVPLVYLGAIAMILGCFVTFFMSHQQVCVELAGSSGSSRITVAGKANKNSIGMAKQVRRVARELSRL
- a CDS encoding AMIN domain-containing protein translates to MKCPICGSDNVTHSHRRGLEKFFRFIDPRAPYRCKDCWGRFRVFEAPVRILRSVLIACVAISIVALLIAVPFLLPDRTPSEERQAEMADRPVRRPAKRVTEIPPPATVPETEIPESPVASAESGDADHVSEAAVPQDETPVSPAPETSTAELPAPESGAVHTGGPPSDAPVVAEAEQEAVITDAGKDVARPAQDVPKPAADFPAEKQAAPSPAVVPEKARSAQAGESPRRLRKIKVRVSDGEFRMLLIADGPVREYKTLYIKAPPRFVVDLKGKWKYQGASAVSTDGDMVRQIRVGEHPDFIRVVMDLRMNVPSVRSLEETTRGLLVEIERKRE